One Thermoanaerobacter pseudethanolicus ATCC 33223 genomic window, TTTATTCAATTTTCAATTTATTTTTATTATATCATAAAATCAAAAAGTTGTAAAGGAAAACATACTAATATTTCCCAAACTCCTCTCCTACCCTTATTTCATCCAAATAGTTATATATAGTATATCTGGAAACACAGAGTATTTTTGCTACGTAATCCACAGCGCCCCTTATCAAAAAAGTCCCTTTTTCATCCAACATCTTTACCACTTGTACCTTCTCTTCTTTTGACATGAAATTAACAGGTTTTCCGTAATTTTCCAATGTTGTGTTTACTATACTTTCTAGTACATCGCTAACACTACCTGTATAAGCCTCTCGAGCCTCTTCGTTGGTATCCGCCACATCGCAAAACTCTGATAAAGTATTTTTTACCATTATAAATTCTGAGATATCAATATTGATGGTAAGGCATCCAACAGGCTTACCATTTTCGTCTTTTATAAAAAGAGCAGATGACTTCAAAATTTTCCCATCTTTCCCTTTGTTTTTATAGTTTATTAAATTTTCAACGTTATCAGATTTCAATACTTTCGATATAGTTTCAGGCAAAGGGCTCCCTACATCTCTTCCTGTCACATGCCCGTTTACAATTGCGATAATCGAATTTTGTGGAGAAGAAAAGTCATGCAACGCCACTTCGCAATTTTTGCCAAATGTATTAGCTATACCTTCTAGTACTGGGATTATGCTTTTCAAGATAGGATGCGTCTTCATCGGCTTGAATCCCCCTAATCATACAATTTAAATATATGCAATGAGGTGATGAAAAATTACTGATAGGCTATAAAAATCCATCTGCACAAAGAGATAAGACGTTAATAAAAAAATTTATTAACGTTATTATACATGCCTCAAACAAGGTTGTCAAGCAGTATTTCTTTTGCATCTGCCCACAATCTTTCTAAATTATAAAAATTTCTCTCTTCTTGTTGGAAAATATGAACTATTACATCACCATAATCCATTAAAACCCATTTGCCTGCTGCATAACCCTCAATGTGATGAACAAAAATTCCTTCTTCCCAAAGTTTTTTCTCAACTTCGTCAGTCAAGGCTTTTACATGGGTATCTGAATTCCCCGTAGCTATAATAAAATAATCAGCAATAGTTGTTAAATCCCCAATATACAAAATCTTTATATCAAAGGCTTTTTTGTCTTCTAACACATTATATATCTTTGATACTTTCTCTTTTAACTCTATCACTAAATCACCCCTCTATCATAATTTTTCTTCCGCTTATATTATTCTTTAACTTACTTCAATTTACTTCAATAAAGTTTTAAGAGAATATCATTTCTCGCTCTTATTGTTTTTTCATAAAGAAGCAATTTTCTTTCTATTACATAGCAAATAGTGCTGTCAAAAGCTTTTAATACAGCCATATCCACATCCTGCTCAGCCAATTGTTTTAATTTTTCAACCCCTTCAAAATTCCTATTAGGTTCAATATAGTCAGCCAAAAATATTATCTTATCTAAAATTGTCATATTAACATCCCCAGTAGTATGAAGAGCAATTGCTCTTTTTATTTCTTCGTCTTTTATTCCAAAAATTTCT contains:
- a CDS encoding helix-turn-helix transcriptional regulator gives rise to the protein MKTHPILKSIIPVLEGIANTFGKNCEVALHDFSSPQNSIIAIVNGHVTGRDVGSPLPETISKVLKSDNVENLINYKNKGKDGKILKSSALFIKDENGKPVGCLTINIDISEFIMVKNTLSEFCDVADTNEEAREAYTGSVSDVLESIVNTTLENYGKPVNFMSKEEKVQVVKMLDEKGTFLIRGAVDYVAKILCVSRYTIYNYLDEIRVGEEFGKY
- the rsfS gene encoding ribosome silencing factor, which codes for MIELKEKVSKIYNVLEDKKAFDIKILYIGDLTTIADYFIIATGNSDTHVKALTDEVEKKLWEEGIFVHHIEGYAAGKWVLMDYGDVIVHIFQQEERNFYNLERLWADAKEILLDNLV
- the yqeK gene encoding bis(5'-nucleosyl)-tetraphosphatase (symmetrical) YqeK, encoding MGYDIEFLKSKLRSLLDEERYLHSIGVMETAIYLAKKYDANVEKAQVAGLLHDCAKGYSDEELLKFAQRYGIEVDEVLKHAPFLLHGPVGAHLVEEIFGIKDEEIKRAIALHTTGDVNMTILDKIIFLADYIEPNRNFEGVEKLKQLAEQDVDMAVLKAFDSTICYVIERKLLLYEKTIRARNDILLKLY